In Fibrobacter sp. UWR3, one DNA window encodes the following:
- the serC gene encoding 3-phosphoserine/phosphohydroxythreonine transaminase — protein MANKVYNFSAGPSVLPEQALKEASAACIDYANSGISILSMSHRSKPIENMFAETEQFLRDLMGIPENYDIVFLGGGCSLLFCMLPMNFLDQNATADYALTGVWANKACKEAKLFGNVNVACDTKADVYNHIDKNLKMSDNATYLHVTANNTIYGTEWQSFPKPKSGFLMADVSSDFLARKINVSDFGVVYGGAQKNISCAGVTVTIIRKDLLGKVNRTIPTMLNFQTHIDAKNMFNTPPVFAVYVMNRTLKWLKEFGGVEAIEKVNRSKAALLYSALDNSKVFVGTAAKEDRSIMNVPFVFNKDVVAADKADDLAKEFLEFAKARGLQQLKGHRSVGGFRASIYNAMPVEGVQALVDCLGDFEKKVLG, from the coding sequence ATGGCAAATAAGGTCTATAACTTTAGCGCAGGCCCGTCCGTCCTGCCCGAACAAGCACTCAAGGAAGCATCTGCTGCATGCATCGACTACGCGAACAGCGGCATCAGCATTCTCTCCATGAGTCACCGTTCAAAGCCGATCGAAAACATGTTCGCCGAAACCGAACAGTTCCTCCGCGACTTGATGGGCATTCCCGAGAACTACGACATCGTCTTCCTCGGTGGTGGTTGTTCACTCCTGTTCTGCATGCTCCCGATGAACTTCCTCGACCAGAACGCAACGGCCGACTACGCGCTGACCGGCGTTTGGGCCAACAAGGCCTGCAAGGAAGCCAAGCTGTTCGGTAACGTGAACGTCGCCTGCGACACTAAGGCTGATGTGTACAACCACATCGACAAGAACCTGAAGATGAGCGACAACGCCACGTACCTCCACGTGACTGCCAACAACACCATCTACGGTACGGAATGGCAGAGCTTCCCGAAGCCGAAGTCCGGCTTCCTCATGGCCGACGTGAGCTCCGACTTCCTCGCAAGGAAAATCAACGTTTCTGACTTCGGCGTTGTGTACGGCGGCGCCCAGAAGAACATCAGCTGCGCTGGCGTGACCGTGACCATCATCCGCAAGGACTTGCTCGGCAAGGTGAACCGCACCATCCCGACCATGCTGAACTTCCAGACCCACATCGACGCGAAGAACATGTTCAACACTCCGCCGGTATTTGCCGTGTACGTGATGAACCGCACGCTCAAGTGGCTCAAGGAATTCGGTGGCGTGGAAGCTATCGAAAAGGTGAACCGCTCCAAGGCAGCTCTCCTCTACAGCGCCCTCGACAACTCCAAGGTGTTCGTCGGTACCGCTGCCAAGGAAGACCGCTCCATCATGAACGTCCCGTTCGTGTTCAACAAGGACGTGGTCGCTGCCGACAAGGCTGACGATCTCGCCAAGGAATTCCTCGAATTCGCGAAGGCTCGCGGCCTCCAGCAGCTCAAGGGTCACCGCTCCGTGGGTGGCTTCCGCGCATCCATCTACAACGCGATGCCGGTCGAAGGCGTTCAGGCTCTCGTGGACTGCCTCGGCGACTTCGAGAAGAAGGTACTCGGCTAA